The genome window CGCCGTTGTCGCTCAGCGCCGCAGCAACTGCATCACTTCTTCCAGTTCCTGCCGCACCTGCTTGATGATCTGGTTGCTCAGCGCCGATTCCTGCCGCGCGCCCTCGCCTTCCAGGCGCAAGCGCGCGCCGCCGATCGTATAGCCCTGTTCGTACAGCAGGCTGCGGATCTGCCGCACCATCAGCACGTCGTGGCGCTGGTA of Xanthomonas translucens pv. cerealis contains these proteins:
- a CDS encoding MerR family transcriptional regulator codes for the protein MLDPGSNRELPPIPAKRYFTIGEVSELCDVKPHVLRYWETEFPSLEPVKRRGNRRYYQRHDVLMVRQIRSLLYEQGYTIGGARLRLEGEGARQESALSNQIIKQVRQELEEVMQLLRR